One part of the Drosophila teissieri strain GT53w chromosome 3R, Prin_Dtei_1.1, whole genome shotgun sequence genome encodes these proteins:
- the LOC122622616 gene encoding acyl-CoA Delta-9 desaturase isoform X1 yields MPPNAQAGAQSISDSLIAAASAAADSGQSPTKLQEDSTGVLFECDVETTDGGLVKDITVMKKAEKRRLKLVWRNIIAFGYLHLAALYGAYLMVTSAKWQTVITAYLLYVVSGLGITAGAHRLWAHRSYKAKWPLRVILIIFNTIAFQDAAYHWARDHRVHHKYSETDADPHNATRGFFFSHVGWLLCKKHPEVKAKGKGVDLSDLRADPILMFQKKYYMLLMPIACFIIPTVVPMYAWGESFVNAWFVATMFRWCFILNVTWLVNSAAHKFGGRPYDKFINPSENISVAILAFGEGWHNYHHVFPWDYKTAEFGKYSLNFTTGFIDFFAKIGWAYDLKTVSTDIIKKRVKRTGDGTHATWGWGDVDQPKEEIEDAVITHKKSE; encoded by the exons ATGCCGCCCAACGCCCAAGCCGGTGCCCAGTCCATCTCGGACTCGCTGATCGCAGCAGCTAGTGCCGCCGCCGACTCGGGTCAGAGCCCCACCAAGCTGCAGGAGGACTCCACCGGAGTGCTCTTCGAGTGCGATGTGGAGACCACCGACGGTGGACTTGTCAAGGACATCACCGTCATGAAGAAGGCCGAAAAGCGCCGCCTGAAGCTGGTCTGGCGCAACATTATCGCCTTCGGTTACCTCCATCTGGCTGCCCTCTATGGAGCCTACCTTATGGTCACTTCCGCCAAGTGGCAGACCGTCATAACCG CTTATCTACTATATGTCGTTTCTGGCCTGGGTATTACCGCCGGTGCCCATCGTCTTTGGGCGCATCGCTCCTACAAGGCCAAGTGGCCACTGCGAGTGATTCTGATCATCTTCAACACGATCGCCTTCCAGGATGCCGCCTACCATTGGGCCCGTGACCATCGCGTCCACCATAAATACTCGGAGACTGATGCCGATCCACACAACGCCACCCGTGGTTTCTTCTTCTCGCACGTCGGCTGGCTGCTGTGCAAGAAGCACCCGGAGGTGAAAGCCAAGGGAAAAGGTGTCGATCTATCCGATCTGCGCGCCGATCCTATCCTCATGTTCCAGAAGAA ATACTACATGCTTTTGATGCCAATCGCTTGCTTCATTATCCCGACCGTGGTGCCTATGTACGCCTGGGGCGAATCGTTCGTGAACGCCTGGTTTGTGGCCACCATGTTCCGCTGGTGTTTCATCCTGAACGTAACCTGGCTGGTGAACAGTGCTGCCCACAAGTTCGGTGGTCGTCCCTACGACAA ATTTATCAATCCTTCGGAGAACATCTCGGTGGCTATCTTGGCCTTTGGAGAGGGATGGCATAACTACCACCACGTCTTCCCCTGGGACTACAAAACGGCCGAGTTCGGAAAATACTCGCTAAACTTCACTACCGGCTTCATCGATTTCTTCGCCAAGATCGGCTGGGCATACGACCTCAAGACGGTGTCCACGGACATCATCAAGAAGCGAGTGAAGCGTACCGGTGACGGCACTCACGCCACATGGGGATGGGGCGATGTAGACCAGCCCAAGGAGGAGATTGAGGATGCTGTCATTACACACAAAAAGAGCGAATAG
- the LOC122622616 gene encoding acyl-CoA Delta-9 desaturase isoform X2, with amino-acid sequence MPPNAQAGAQSISDSLIAAASAAADSGQSPTKLQEDSTGVLFECDVETTDGGLVKDITVMKKAEKRRLKLVWRNIIAFGYLHLAALYGAYLMVTSAKWQTVITAYLLYVVSGLGITAGAHRLWAHRSYKAKWPLRVILIIFNTIAFQDAAYHWARDHRVHHKYSETDADPHNATRGFFFSHVGWLLCKKHPEVKAKGKGVDLSDLRADPILMFQKK; translated from the exons ATGCCGCCCAACGCCCAAGCCGGTGCCCAGTCCATCTCGGACTCGCTGATCGCAGCAGCTAGTGCCGCCGCCGACTCGGGTCAGAGCCCCACCAAGCTGCAGGAGGACTCCACCGGAGTGCTCTTCGAGTGCGATGTGGAGACCACCGACGGTGGACTTGTCAAGGACATCACCGTCATGAAGAAGGCCGAAAAGCGCCGCCTGAAGCTGGTCTGGCGCAACATTATCGCCTTCGGTTACCTCCATCTGGCTGCCCTCTATGGAGCCTACCTTATGGTCACTTCCGCCAAGTGGCAGACCGTCATAACCG CTTATCTACTATATGTCGTTTCTGGCCTGGGTATTACCGCCGGTGCCCATCGTCTTTGGGCGCATCGCTCCTACAAGGCCAAGTGGCCACTGCGAGTGATTCTGATCATCTTCAACACGATCGCCTTCCAGGATGCCGCCTACCATTGGGCCCGTGACCATCGCGTCCACCATAAATACTCGGAGACTGATGCCGATCCACACAACGCCACCCGTGGTTTCTTCTTCTCGCACGTCGGCTGGCTGCTGTGCAAGAAGCACCCGGAGGTGAAAGCCAAGGGAAAAGGTGTCGATCTATCCGATCTGCGCGCCGATCCTATCCTCATGTTCCAGAAGAAGTAA
- the LOC122622615 gene encoding uncharacterized protein LOC122622615 isoform X2: MTKLNYCIGLKMDDFRVPKKVNRNVFKAISILQSSRTHFVRVSAITDQVKYQMRNCVPVAHVDEVIKQSLSNLTKLGIVRRLGSARYALSNVVFARMGVVLPNPIASTPGNPGTPLRRAVQNARRKRSLGRLDPWKSATKILSEDSLSGTEMDKARCTLDYTKQPSLFGPTTNSMQILFGSPGWTYTKPIPSTPATPNASIELNQKANDPRSTPTMISGNSSTTSVMDIRGNVEENRGSEASIICRPVPVGLDVRPAEHTSGGESDVENASVVGLCGSPLCLRTPNGQSSSHELALEENNYQSPRDIQSSIFQNESNILGTHKIIEDQGNTHVVESLQVQGSTLQDNDRALEISLDFQTTQPSDVLGEHRNSSDYDFYK; the protein is encoded by the exons atgaCAAAGCTAAATTATTGTATTGGCCTTAAAATGGACGACTTTAGAGTACCCAAAAAGGTGAATCGCAACGTTTTTAAGGCCATTAGCATACTTCAATCTTCCCGAACTCATTTTGTCCGCGTTAGTGCAATAACTGATCAGGTCAAGTACCAAATGCGGAACTGCGTTCCGGTCGCCCATGTAGATGAGGTAATAAAGCAGTCCCTGAGCAACTTGACCAAGCTGGGCATAGTGAGGCGTCTTGGATCGGCTAGATATGCGCTTAGCAACGTAGTGTTTGCCAGGATGGGAGTTGTTCTACCCAATCCCATTGCAAGTACACCGGGCAATCCTGGTACACCACTGCGAAGAGCTGTGCAGAATGCG CGTCGTAAGCGCAGTCTCGGACGCTTGGACCCTTGGAAATCGGCCACCAAGATACTAAGTGAGGACTCTCTATCTGGAACTGAGATGGATAAAGCGC GTTGTACCCTAGACTATACCAAGCAACCAAGTTTATTCGGACCGACCACAAATAGTATGCAAATACTATTCGGATCCCCAGGATGGACCTATACCAAACCCATTCCAAGTACTCCGGCTACACCCAATGCATCAATCGAATTGAATCAAAAAGCGAATGATCCCAGGAGCACGCCAACAATGATTTCCGGGAATAGCAGTACCACCTCGGTGATGGATATAAGAGGGAATGTGGAGGAGAATAGAGGATCTGAAGCTTCAATTATTTGTCGTCCTGTGCCCGTTGGCTTGGACGTTAGGCCAGCCGAGCATACTTCTGGAGGGGAATCCGATGTGGAGAATGCCTCTGTGGTTGGACTATGTGGCAGTCCCTTATGCCTGCGAACCCCAAATGGTCAGTCATCGTCGCACGAGCTAGCCTTAGAAGAGAATAACTATCAATCTCCTCGAGATATCCAATCTTCAATTTTCCAAAACGAATCAAATATCTTAGGAACTCACAAAATTATTGAGGATCAAGGAAACACTCACGTAGTTGAGAGTTTACAAGTTCAAGGATCTACTTTACAAGACAACGATCGAGCATTAGAAATTTCTTTGGATTTTCAAACAACTCAGCCGTCCGATGTTTTAGGCGAGCACCGAAACTCATCTGATTATGACTtttataaatga
- the LOC122622615 gene encoding uncharacterized protein LOC122622615 isoform X1: MTKLNYCIGLKMDDFRVPKKVNRNVFKAISILQSSRTHFVRVSAITDQVKYQMRNCVPVAHVDEVIKQSLSNLTKLGIVRRLGSARYALSNVVFARMGVVLPNPIASTPGNPGTPLRRAVQNARRKRSLGRLDPWKSATKILSEDSLSGTEMDKARKRMRGNTKRVVKQKREITYPQTRPNQSKETDIPTTSNKPSLFDAGCTLDYTKQPSLFGPTTNSMQILFGSPGWTYTKPIPSTPATPNASIELNQKANDPRSTPTMISGNSSTTSVMDIRGNVEENRGSEASIICRPVPVGLDVRPAEHTSGGESDVENASVVGLCGSPLCLRTPNGQSSSHELALEENNYQSPRDIQSSIFQNESNILGTHKIIEDQGNTHVVESLQVQGSTLQDNDRALEISLDFQTTQPSDVLGEHRNSSDYDFYK; the protein is encoded by the exons atgaCAAAGCTAAATTATTGTATTGGCCTTAAAATGGACGACTTTAGAGTACCCAAAAAGGTGAATCGCAACGTTTTTAAGGCCATTAGCATACTTCAATCTTCCCGAACTCATTTTGTCCGCGTTAGTGCAATAACTGATCAGGTCAAGTACCAAATGCGGAACTGCGTTCCGGTCGCCCATGTAGATGAGGTAATAAAGCAGTCCCTGAGCAACTTGACCAAGCTGGGCATAGTGAGGCGTCTTGGATCGGCTAGATATGCGCTTAGCAACGTAGTGTTTGCCAGGATGGGAGTTGTTCTACCCAATCCCATTGCAAGTACACCGGGCAATCCTGGTACACCACTGCGAAGAGCTGTGCAGAATGCG CGTCGTAAGCGCAGTCTCGGACGCTTGGACCCTTGGAAATCGGCCACCAAGATACTAAGTGAGGACTCTCTATCTGGAACTGAGATGGATAAAGCGCGTAAGCGGATGCGCGGCAACACAAAGCGCGTTGTCAAGCAGAAACGAGAAATCACTTATCCACAAACACGACCCAATCAGTCTAAAGAAACTGATATTCCCACCACCAGTAATAAACCGTCACTTTTCGACGCAGGTTGTACCCTAGACTATACCAAGCAACCAAGTTTATTCGGACCGACCACAAATAGTATGCAAATACTATTCGGATCCCCAGGATGGACCTATACCAAACCCATTCCAAGTACTCCGGCTACACCCAATGCATCAATCGAATTGAATCAAAAAGCGAATGATCCCAGGAGCACGCCAACAATGATTTCCGGGAATAGCAGTACCACCTCGGTGATGGATATAAGAGGGAATGTGGAGGAGAATAGAGGATCTGAAGCTTCAATTATTTGTCGTCCTGTGCCCGTTGGCTTGGACGTTAGGCCAGCCGAGCATACTTCTGGAGGGGAATCCGATGTGGAGAATGCCTCTGTGGTTGGACTATGTGGCAGTCCCTTATGCCTGCGAACCCCAAATGGTCAGTCATCGTCGCACGAGCTAGCCTTAGAAGAGAATAACTATCAATCTCCTCGAGATATCCAATCTTCAATTTTCCAAAACGAATCAAATATCTTAGGAACTCACAAAATTATTGAGGATCAAGGAAACACTCACGTAGTTGAGAGTTTACAAGTTCAAGGATCTACTTTACAAGACAACGATCGAGCATTAGAAATTTCTTTGGATTTTCAAACAACTCAGCCGTCCGATGTTTTAGGCGAGCACCGAAACTCATCTGATTATGACTtttataaatga
- the LOC122622615 gene encoding uncharacterized protein LOC122622615 isoform X3 — translation MRNCVPVAHVDEVIKQSLSNLTKLGIVRRLGSARYALSNVVFARMGVVLPNPIASTPGNPGTPLRRAVQNARRKRSLGRLDPWKSATKILSEDSLSGTEMDKARKRMRGNTKRVVKQKREITYPQTRPNQSKETDIPTTSNKPSLFDAGCTLDYTKQPSLFGPTTNSMQILFGSPGWTYTKPIPSTPATPNASIELNQKANDPRSTPTMISGNSSTTSVMDIRGNVEENRGSEASIICRPVPVGLDVRPAEHTSGGESDVENASVVGLCGSPLCLRTPNGQSSSHELALEENNYQSPRDIQSSIFQNESNILGTHKIIEDQGNTHVVESLQVQGSTLQDNDRALEISLDFQTTQPSDVLGEHRNSSDYDFYK, via the exons ATGCGGAACTGCGTTCCGGTCGCCCATGTAGATGAGGTAATAAAGCAGTCCCTGAGCAACTTGACCAAGCTGGGCATAGTGAGGCGTCTTGGATCGGCTAGATATGCGCTTAGCAACGTAGTGTTTGCCAGGATGGGAGTTGTTCTACCCAATCCCATTGCAAGTACACCGGGCAATCCTGGTACACCACTGCGAAGAGCTGTGCAGAATGCG CGTCGTAAGCGCAGTCTCGGACGCTTGGACCCTTGGAAATCGGCCACCAAGATACTAAGTGAGGACTCTCTATCTGGAACTGAGATGGATAAAGCGCGTAAGCGGATGCGCGGCAACACAAAGCGCGTTGTCAAGCAGAAACGAGAAATCACTTATCCACAAACACGACCCAATCAGTCTAAAGAAACTGATATTCCCACCACCAGTAATAAACCGTCACTTTTCGACGCAGGTTGTACCCTAGACTATACCAAGCAACCAAGTTTATTCGGACCGACCACAAATAGTATGCAAATACTATTCGGATCCCCAGGATGGACCTATACCAAACCCATTCCAAGTACTCCGGCTACACCCAATGCATCAATCGAATTGAATCAAAAAGCGAATGATCCCAGGAGCACGCCAACAATGATTTCCGGGAATAGCAGTACCACCTCGGTGATGGATATAAGAGGGAATGTGGAGGAGAATAGAGGATCTGAAGCTTCAATTATTTGTCGTCCTGTGCCCGTTGGCTTGGACGTTAGGCCAGCCGAGCATACTTCTGGAGGGGAATCCGATGTGGAGAATGCCTCTGTGGTTGGACTATGTGGCAGTCCCTTATGCCTGCGAACCCCAAATGGTCAGTCATCGTCGCACGAGCTAGCCTTAGAAGAGAATAACTATCAATCTCCTCGAGATATCCAATCTTCAATTTTCCAAAACGAATCAAATATCTTAGGAACTCACAAAATTATTGAGGATCAAGGAAACACTCACGTAGTTGAGAGTTTACAAGTTCAAGGATCTACTTTACAAGACAACGATCGAGCATTAGAAATTTCTTTGGATTTTCAAACAACTCAGCCGTCCGATGTTTTAGGCGAGCACCGAAACTCATCTGATTATGACTtttataaatga
- the LOC122622614 gene encoding UNC93-like protein MFSD11, whose product MDFKFLMILILGFGFMFVFTAFQTMCNIEKTILDSISQEDDTFKGEGYTSLAIIYLFFSLSNWLAPSFISFTGPRVAMVVGALTYTAFMITFMFPSTVLLYVGSAVLGLGASITWTGQGTYLARCSESSTISRNSGVFWALLQCSMFIGNLFVYYQFQDKTRIDKETRNLVIGVLTVIAVLGIVFLAALRFMPDNAEHDNELEQKHTGCGQAIYALKSAGQLFLTKKMLLLSLAFFYTGLELSFFSGVFGSAIGFTTKIAETPKEIVGLVGICIGAGEVFGGGLFGILGNKTTRYGRDPIVIAGYVMHMAAFFMTFINLPNSAPFKDTTDISYLDPPRASIALVCAFLLGLGDACFNTQIYSMLGGEYVNNAVGAFALFKFTQSVAAAISFFYSSHFGLYVQLGILVVTGTIGTIAFVFVEWGFKRQHREQESLEK is encoded by the exons ATGGATTTCAAATTCCTGATGATACTCATCCTGGGCTTCGGCTTTATGTTCGTCTTTACGGCATTCCAGACCATGTGTAACATCGAG AAAACCATACTGGATAGCATTTCCCAGGAAGATGATACATTTAAGGGCGAGGGTTACACCAGCCTGGCCATTATCTACCTGTTCTTCTCGCTTTCCAACTGGCTGGCACCCTCGTTCATTTCCTTTACCGGACCCCGAGTGGCCATGGTCGTGGGAGCACTGACCTATAC GGCCTTCATGATTACGTTCATGTTCCCATCGACGGTGCTGCTGTACGTGGGCAGCGCAGTGCTAGGATTGGGTGCTTCGATCACCTGGACGGGTCAGGGAACCTACCTGGCTCGGTGCAGTGAATCCTCGACGATTTCTCGTAACTCTGGCGTCTTCTGGGCCCTGCTGCAGTGCAGCATGTTCATCGGCAATCTGTTCGTGTACTACCAGTTCCAGGACAAGACCCGCATCGACAAGGAGACACGGAATCTGGTCATCGGCGTGCTCACGGTGATTGCTGTTCTGGGCATCGTGTTTCTGGCCGCCCTGAGATTCATGCCCGACAATGCCGAACACGACAACGAGCTGGAGCAGAAGCACACGGGCTGTGGACAGGCCATATACGCATTGAAGTCCGCAGGACAATTGTTCCTCACCAAAAAGATGCTGCTCCTTAGTTTGGCCTTCTTTTACACAG GCCTGGAGTTGTCGTTCTTTAGCGGAGTGTTTGGATCAGCGATTGGATTCACCACGAAAATAGCCGAAACGCCGAAGGAGATCGTTGGCCTGGTGGGCATTTGTATTGGAGCCGGCGAGGTCTTCGGAGGAGGACTCTTTGGCATACTGGGCAACAAGACGACGAGATATGGACGCGATCCCATCGTGATTGCCGGCTATGTGATGCACATGGCAGCGTTCTTCATGACGTTCATCAACCTGCCGAACAGTGCACCGTTTAAAGATACCACCGATATATCCTACCTGGACCCGCCCCGAGCCAGCATCGCCCTGGTGTGTGCCTTCCTTTTGGGCCTGGGCGATGCCTGCTTCAACACCCAGATCTACTCGATGCTTGGAGGGGAGTATGTGAACAATGCCGTGGGAGCCTTTGCCCTGTTCAAGTTCACCCAGTCGGTGGCGGCGGCCATTAGCTTCTTCTACTCCTCGCACTTCGGACTGTACGTGCAGTTGGGCATCCTGGTGGTCACGGGAACCATTGGCACCATCGCTTTCGTCTTTGTAGAGTGGGGCTTCAAGAGGCAGCACCGCGAGCAGGAGTCCTTGGAGAAGTAA
- the LOC122622617 gene encoding uncharacterized protein LOC122622617: MTQYFKRDIDFDVNRETEMVDGRTYGFLNAKGSNTPMPTAQKTVRSTTLLEKLKSIRASEDSEQQSIPQDKSSTDSVQSIGMSFEMKRKLFDEAEFTITRGQKLSDLMHATDTEFNFRSYETGKKTIAEIEAYCRTINIKFAK, translated from the coding sequence ATGACACAGTACTTTAAGAGAGATATTGATTTCGATGTTAATCGCGAAACGGAAATGGTGGATGGTCGCACCTACGGATTCCTGAACGCCAAGGGATCGAATACGCCGATGCCCACGGCCCAAAAGACAGTTCGTTCCACAACCTTGTTAGAAAAGCTTAAGTCCATAAGAGCGAGTGAGGACAGCGAGCAACAATCCATTCCACAGGATAAGTCGTCTACGGATTCAGTGCAATCAATTGGCATGTCCTTTGAAATGAAACGGAAACTATTTGATGAAGCCGAGTTCACCATAACTCGAGGTCAGAAACTAAGTGATCTCATGCATGCCACAGATACGGAGTTTAACTTTAGATCCTACGAGACTGGCAAGAAGACGATCGCAGAAATCGAGGCATACTGTCGCACCATTAACATAAAGTTCGCCAAATGA
- the LOC122622618 gene encoding programmed cell death protein 2-like, producing the protein MAKNKSTVYLGYEDEEVTAKQEQFLNSCTNKIGGTPDWPRHEVTIPSCPLCGAVRPLIVQMYAPLDRSQFHRSLYVFGCVSPACSQNSKSWCCVRTQHLDHQYEVISEHSPKATPTKKQHSKKKGKSSALQAVTWCSGADDWGDSSGGATESAKTISVTLDEAMDITADDDQNERNGNVRPNALQYAKADIQMDEPAKLEQVKIAGDDDDDEDESTSMENDLISGFHQMDMISPQNADDDPNANCAAAAAPSLDGAGASAASAAICAEIEGPETDLVLVDTPKKPERDLIALLKHTSSSLSQIKDLTLKSYYIAVDVESKTQVEEYENFGGALSMDHIRDLYQEYKLRDEDAGQSPTGGASGSAEQGDEHESYEKALPAHGDLVFHNFITTIHQNPGQLLRYSRDALPLLVAPLTEPLPKCQNCKGETICEVQLLPTLIPKLRFQVNGCTAPIEYGNVLVFTCLKSCWDTPDLMRYEHIVVQSES; encoded by the exons ATGGCTAAGAATAAGTCGACTGTGTACCTAGGATACGAGGATGAGGAGGTTACGGCCAAGCAGGAGCAGTTCCTGAACAGCTGCACCAACAAAATCGGCGGCACACCC GATTGGCCCAGACACGAGGTGACCATTCCGTCATGCCCGCTTTGCGGTGCAGTGCGTCCCCTGATCGTGCAGATGTACGCGCCGCTGGATCGCTCCCAATTCCATCGGAGTCTTTACGTTTTCGGATGCGTGAGCCCCGCCTGCTCTCAGAATTCCAAGAGCTGGTGCTGTGTGCGCACTCAGCACCTGGACCACCAGTACGAGGTGATCAGCGAGCATTCGCCgaaggccacgcccactaagAAGCAGCACTccaaaaagaaaggaaagtCCAGCGCCTTGCAGGCTGTCACCTGGTGTAGCGGAGCGGACGACTGGGGCGACAGCAGCGGTGGAGCCACCGAGTCGGCCAAGACCATATCCGTGACATTGGACGAGGCTATGGACATCACCGCGGACGACGATCAGAACGAACGGAATGGCAATGTGCGACCAAATGCTCTGCAGTACGCCAAGGCGGACATCCAAATGGATGAACCAGCCAAGCTTGAGCAAGTAAAGATTGCcggcgatgacgacgacgacgaggacgagagCACTTCGATGGAGAACGACCTGATCTCTGGCTTTCATCAAATGGACATGATCTCGCCTCAAAACGCCGACGATGATCCAAATGCTAATTgtgcagcagccgccgctcCCAGTTTAGATGGAGCCGGGGCCAGTGCAGCCTCAGCGGCCATTTGTGCTGAGATCGAGGGTCCCGAAACGGATCTGGTGCTTGTCGACACGCCCAAGAAGCCGGAACGCGACCTAATTGCCTTGTTGAAGCACACTTCGAGTTCGCTGTCGCAGATCAAGGACCTTACGCTAAAGTCTTACTACATTGCCGTGGATGTGGAGAGCAAGACCCAAGTGGAGGAGTACGAAAACTTCGGAGGCGCCTTGTCCATGGACCACATTCGTGATTTGTATCAGGAGTACAAGCTGAGAGATGAAGATGCGGGTCAGTCACCGACCGGCGGTGCATCTGGATCAGCAGAGCAGGGAGATGAGCATGAGTCCTATGAGAAAGCGCTGCCTGCCCATGGCGACTTGGTGTTTCACAACTTTATCACTACCATCCATCAGAATCCGGGCCAGTTATTGAG ATATTCCCGAGATGCGCTTCCGCTGTTGGTGGCCCCGTTGACAGAACCACTGCCCAAGTGCCAGAATTGCAAGGGAGAGACCATCTGCGAGGTGCAACTGCTACCCACACTAATTCCCAAGCTGCGGTTCCAGGTGAACGGTTGCACTGCACCAATCGAGTATGGCAACGTGCTGGTCTTCACCTGCCTCAAGAGCTGCTGGGACACACCCGACCTGATGCGTTACGAACATATTGTGGTTCAGTCCGAATCTTAA
- the LOC122622620 gene encoding F-box only protein 9 — protein MSDVDSDGEQPGREAGTNALDEFRENWQRELQEHNNTGSKSRSEVGDRLTAANSNLSEADLLHAKAESLYRTAVHLEQRGKVYDALPFYRKATQIVPDIEFRFYEQQKQLLSGDVSQKYLNLANDLAKQLDLGQPDATQSGEEVVDNLYDKFQHDLRQENIYNGKMIASSRDANVLTTGLHFADLPPEIVMRILRWVVSAQLDMRSLEQCAAVCKGFYVYARDEELWRLACVKVWAHNVGTLEAQDSDVSNVYHSWRDMFIRRERVLFNGCYISKTTYLRMGENSFQDQFYRPVQLVEYYRYIRFMPDGKVLMMTTADEPAQGVSKLKHVHNVRSEMLRGRYRLFGSTVTLVLQKSQTRGPAHLRQRRGSIMPLEEDSSQFLIELRIASSTKRRCAQLIWSHYTLVQKRNKVDISSEFDLTEAKYPPLRFSTVKSYHLDADAPLA, from the exons ATGTCAGACGTGGATTCGGATGGCGAGCAGCCAGGCCGGGAAGCGGGCACCAATGCACTGGATGAGTTCCGGGAGAACTGGCAGCGGGAGCTCCAGGAGCACAACAACACTGGATCCAAGAGCCGTTCCGAGGTTGGAGATCGCCTTACGGCGGCCAATTCCAATCTCAGCGAGGCCGATCTTCTGCACGCCAAGGCGGAGAGTCTCTATCGGACTGCTGTGCATCTGGAGCAGCGTGGAAAGGTCTACGACGCACTGCCCTTCTACAGGAAGGCCACACAAATCGTTCCGGACATTGAGTTCAGGTTCTacgagcagcagaagcaactgCTCAGCGGCGATGTTAGCCAGAAGTACCTCAATCTGGCTAACGATTTGGCCAAGCAACTGGATCTGGGTCAGCCGGATGCAACGCAAAGTGGAGAGGAGGTTGTGGACAACTTGTATGATAAGTTCCAGCACGATTTGCGGCAGGAAAACATTTACAATGGCAAGATGATAGCGTCCAGCCGTGATGCCAATGTCCTGACCACCGGTTTGCACTTTGCTGATCTGCCGCCCGAGATTGTGATGCGCATCCTGCGCTGGGTGGTGTCTGCCCAACTGGACATGCGCTCGTTGGAACAGTGTGCTGCTGTCTGCAAAGGTTTCTATGTCTACGCGCGGGATGAGGAGCTCTGGAGGCTAGCTTGTGTAAA AGTATGGGCCCACAACGTTGGAACCTTAGAGGCCCAGGATTCAGATGTTAGCAACGTCTATCACTCCTGGCGGGACATGTTTATCCGCCGAGAACGAGTGCTTTTCAACGGATGCTACATCAGCAAGACTACGTACCTGAGAATGGGCGAGAATAGCTTTCAGGATCAGTTCTACCGACCTGTGCAGCTGGTGGAGTATTATCGCTACATTCGATTTATGCCCGATGGAAAGGTGCTCATGATGACGACTGCCGATGAGCCGGCGCAGGGTGTATCTAAACTAAAGCACGTTCACAACGTACGCTCGGAAATGCTTCGGGGTCGCTATCGGCTTTTTGGGAGCACAGTCACTCTGGTGCTGCAAAAGTCGCAGACTCGTGGACCGGCTCATCTGCGACAGAGACGAGGGAGTATCATGCCACTGGAAGAGGACTCGTCACAGTTCCTGATCGAGCTACGCATCGCGAGCTCCACCAAACGCCGATGCGCGCAGTTGATTTGGTCACATTACACGCTAGTGCAGAAGCGCAACAAGGTGGACATCAGCTCCGAGTTCGATTTGACCGAGGCCAAATACCCGCCACTGAGGTTCTCAACCGTAAAGAGCTACCATCTTGATGCCGATGCACCATTAGCTTAA